A region from the Panicum hallii strain FIL2 chromosome 1, PHallii_v3.1, whole genome shotgun sequence genome encodes:
- the LOC112875399 gene encoding ammonium transporter 1 member 2, giving the protein MATTCAASLAPLLGPAAANATDYLCNRFADTTSAVDSTYLLFSAYLVFAMQLGFAMLCAGSVRAKNTMNIMLTNVLDAAAGALFYYLFGFAFAYGTPSNGFIGKQFFGLKRLPQVGFDYDFFLFQWAFAIAAAGITSGSIAERTQFVAYLIYSAFLTGFVYPVVSHWVWSADGWASASRTSGKLLFGSGIIDFAGSSVVHMVGGIAGLWGALIEGPRIGRFDHAGRSVALRGHSASLVVLGTFLLWFGWFGFNPGSFLTILRSYGPAGSIHGQWSAVGRTAVTTTLAGSTAALTTLFGKRLQTGHWNVLDVCNGLLGGFAAITAGCSVVDPWAAIICGFVSAWVLIGLNALAARLRFDDPLEAAQLHGGCGAWGVIFTGLFARREYVEQIYGAPGRPYGLFMGGGGRLLAANVVMVLVIAAWVSVTMAPLFLALNKMGLLRVSAEDEMAGMDQTRHGGFAYAYHDEDPSGRPKGVQSSQIANASSGEF; this is encoded by the coding sequence ATGGCGACGACGTGCGCCGCGAGCCTCGCGCCGCTGCTgggcccggcggcggcgaacgCGACGGACTACCTGTGCAACCGGTTCGCGGACACCACGTCGGCGGTGGACTCGACGTACCTGCTCTTCTCGGCGTACCTCGTCTTTGCCATGCAGCTGGGGTTCGCCATGCTCTGCGCGGGCTCCGTCCGCGCCAAGAACACCATGAACATCATGCTCACCAACgtgctcgacgccgccgccggcgcgctcTTCTACTACCTCTTCGGCTTCGCCTTCGCGTACGGGACCCCGTCCAACGGCTTCATCGGCAAGCAGTTCTTCGGCCTCAAGCGGCTGCCCCAGGTCGGCTTCGACTACGACTTCTTCCTCTTCCAGTGGGCCTTCGCCATCGCGGCGGCCGGGATCACGTCGGGATCCATCGCCGAGCGGACGCAGTTCGTGGCGTACCTCATCTACTCCGCCTTCCTCACCGGCTTCGTGTACCCGGTGGTCTCCCACTGGGTCTGGTCCGCCGACGGCTGGGCCTCGGCATCCCGGACGTCGGGGAAGCTGCTCTTCGGCTCCGGCATCATCGACTTCGCCGGGTCCAGCGTCGTCCACATGGTCGGCGGCATCGCCGGGCTCTGGGGCGCCCTCATCGAGGGCCCGCGCATTGGCCGGTTCGACCACGCCGGCCGCTCGGTGGCGCTGCGCGGGCACAGCGCGTCGCTCGTCGTTCTCGGCACCTTCCTGCTGTGGTTCGGGTGGTTCGGTTTCAACCCGGGGTCGTTTCTCACCATCCTCAGGAGCTACGGCCCCGCCGGCAGCATCCACGGGCAGTGGTCCGCCGTGGGCCGCACGGCCGTGACCACCACCCTCGCCGGCAGCACAGCGGCGCTCACGACGCTCTTCGGCAAGCGGCTCCAGACGGGGCACTGGAACGTGCTCGACGTCTGCAACGGCCTCCTGGGCGGCTTCGCCGCGATCACCGCCGGCTGCTCGGTCGTCGACCCCTGGGCGGCCATCATCTGCGGGTTCGTGTCGGCGTGGGTGCTCATCGGGCTCAACGCGCTGGCGGCGAGGCTCCGGTTCGACGACCCGCTGGAGGCCGCGCAGCTGCACGGCGGGTGCGGCGCGTGGGGGGTCATCTTCACGGGGCTGTTCGCCCGCCGGGAGTACGTGGAGCAGATCTACGGCGCGCCGGGGCGGCCATACGGGCTCTtcatgggcggcggcgggcggctgctGGCGGCGAACGTGGTGATGGTCCTGGTGATCGCGGCGTGGGTGAGCGTCACCATGGCCCCGCTGTTCCTGGCGCTCAACAAGATGGGCCTGCTCCGCGTGTCCGCCGAGGacgagatggccggcatggacCAGACGCGGCACGGCGGGTTCGCGTACGCGTACCACGACGAGGACCCGAGCGGCAGGCCCAAGGGGGTGCAGAGCTCGCAGATCGCCAACGCGTCCAGCGGCGAGTTCTAG